From Anopheles darlingi chromosome 2, idAnoDarlMG_H_01, whole genome shotgun sequence, the proteins below share one genomic window:
- the LOC125951527 gene encoding centrosome-associated protein CEP250 isoform X5, producing the protein MGTRNIECRKFSPNIFNKSKCTHCFRQREEHSAAALECNRATRKVSKRGYLFVAPDWDFSNPLYRTKRWQRRWFVLYDDGELTYSVDEHPETIPQAIIDMTKVLEVSTADAITSHPHSIAITAPERVTFVKGTCPEETKWWYNVLVAFPKSKGRHKRNATFPGGQATAILQAQSEQDDIDSGIDSHIESGAAAKCLLLDVGGGGGGGAGGASELVVRTRDEPKLKDIANTITNVNRWSSPCISDSLSLITQGTQSPQDENTIPTTPLQMRPQSLSIPSSAPAIVSAIVKKIPTSSSGGGGGGGGGKTGQGPPTPITSSNNNNNNAGLNSSLKLKPSQTHERGDPDGDCGMDEAPASYLGKSSEHRVPGSEATDLLHAKKGWLQKQDVRTGDWSKHWFTLRGAALFYYRDPVAEEKGVLDGVLDVNSITSITELPVNKGYGFQLMTWDNHRIVLSTGTINIRNNWINVLKNAAGLPPTTKATLNNNSLGLSNQNDDNFKTLADSSPPGGTPVVVTSATSPLEIELIAASEAIEQKQSQQQQQKKKSKLLHLEKNNNHGGGGNGLLHHMEGVVPLVGEDVVDTMVAPRKDVIVHLSSARGGPPKLLTTEQTAQSAQAPSSPHSATVKDSNSSSNSCSGNNGNNTSNSQPQPKSVVQSPVTPLTPKSLLFSSDSEEYRTASEGGRRDSVGGDWGSPVSPLPPAIPQCAVARTKDRVRTSSSNGTTAPNRNLHKRSRSSPPTSRRSTLESGQPLDSVSINTVQEEETGLEKELQLRLQAAEKELSMLREETHEREARMSELLTTLERTEQELTRKRELEENREKLMVQLQESRAAGQDIIEQVTHELNKSRETTKDLEDRLARGIEENESLYRKLQECGITSPASSICSLVTASATALRTPGGTKIKRMDSFSDLTFLSEIDPATLDKDMLADEYRELRARFERAVSELKAMKRELKDAHGLYDDLEIGYVTLQKELDRQVEEHSAQSRMMADRIQDMTNKYTAAEKQVRQLKQKMVRSEKRRSLSLKGKESLSIQKELEEKVSELESKIDALEAAGVPIAAKSIGVELATPEVLSPVSQPTTSCSKPTRSSSSSSLTRLRRKSLDSASLSSQPMQVLLRLNNLEKRVDGVQPIDGSAKRDASDIETASIASTSSTTTAAPCSTPIQKVPEHLMDRLKSLEGVVVSVRELVDQSVQQFHNLRSTRSRRSVSPIADKKDSFRFIERCLTEVAKLLRESCDNCIVQEGFLTTGGPTTNAANSVLVLPDSNPIKLALSQLETQLKGKLSDLLKQRRMLRETNGLTQRKDMELLAERIAFESVCFGRLRHALERAENLQEFEERQTKVEVCETIQLMSLLKAKLAGKCAVRPSNSVDVLASVLARKLMLSAGRTSTIRTLSFPPIGAALLDDLLRQQNEVHLIAKRYKTTAMENLAYGLAAETLSYISSSHETVQGAVQEAWRQAQEAVNAELVQSEIAHIMMRNAQRYENSLAPAFGYALSTQERITFETFADAVHEALRREMDAAVAQLTECYEETLAKMKRGQWRLHLEQERKPSEGRQLLGEFADIIAHKALIDARVQVLKGDYVPSRQKQQKCGGPQEERVFSVAALKQYENLYTDLTTDLEVTNADDILAEADFNFMYKYFTSEHSLSKAEVKEVSAILNDLERSVVALQSSLRPENNKGTNAATDVATVLDVDSLRSIHARCVEIQQRIDSLISAAKQLQARSEQCAMLQERLQQATQEHERELTAVRQEYEQQLDQLQRRIDEQQNRIRTIDSERAELLERLNNERNLLKQKEKELHEVSVRLTRVEAASNEKDKEIEDLLESYDAERKRARTLKDRCEELTDSCRKTAEEYAELEKERDYLFEEVRKEQEHVRKLEKHLELLETEHAQQIDNLHAAYREQQMANELDSQKDKDDEDSLRSRYQAEIQQLRALCEKGLAAMEASHKRIIHELEEKHQQEIAKLILEKEQALAEETQATLAALDAMKKAHQNEVQREVTRFKQEFLKQFQKGGQPPQTFREKEQELEEVRLEILSLSEKYSMKCVETASLEEKLRIATQQLKCSQQHIQQLDVRNKQLRAHFISNPPEEASSAAAPPQTSSSSSSSVVTPKDTNLFSGSVQQHESELLNVSRSSASKRTASSSSSSSSSSSSNGGHSSLPIATSANTAESALDLLDRVSECQHLLLNNKKEAHPRLKFTEGAKLGVAPIFSTSTKTTGSASTGTTMIESVNLASSTNNNRAKVLNSKQLNMNLISGGGPGSGALQQQQSAAPTVVVSPTILSLPLITSATLKNSNLLRNTTNGTGGAGPGAANNHSSNNNNNNNNNNSHMHNNNNISSSNNNNNNNDNDTMHALKPSTKHCSPPPLDERDVEQQIHRFELEI; encoded by the exons GTGAGCAGGACGATATTGATTCTGGCATTGATTCCCATATCGAATCGGGAGCAG CGGCCaagtgtttgctgctggacgtcggtggcggtggcggtggtggtgctggtggtgcgtcgGAACTCGTGGTACGCACGAGGGACGAACCAAAGCTGAAGGATATCGCGAACACGATTACGAACGTGAACCGCTGGAGCAGCCCCTGCATCTCCGACAGCCTGTCACTCATCACGCAGGGAACGCAGAGTCCGCAGGACGAAAACACGATCCCCACCACGCCGCTCCAGATGCGCCCGCAATCGCTCAGCATACCATCGAGTGCGCCCGCGATCGTCTCGGCCATTGTGAAGAAGATTCCAACATccagcagtggcggcggtggtggcggtggtggtggcaaaacTGGTCAAGGACCTCCGACGCCCATTACctcgagcaacaacaacaacaacaacgcgggtCTGAACTCTAGTCTGAAGCTGAAGCCTAGTCAAACGCACGAACGGGGCGATCCGGACGGCGACTGTGGTATGGATGAAGCGCCCGCCAGCTATCTGGGCAAGAGTTCGGAGCACCGTGTCCCCGGTTCGGAGGCAACGGATCTGCTGCACGCGAAAAAAGGCTGGCTGCAAAAGCAGGATGTCCGGACCGGTGACTGGAGCAAACACTGGTTCACGCTGCGCGGTGCCGCCCTCTTCTACTACCGCGATCCGGTAGCCGAAGAGAAGGGCGTCCTCGATGGTGTGCTGGACGtgaacagcatcaccagcatcaccgaGCTACCGGTCAACAAGGGTTACGGCTTTCAGCTGATG ACCTGGGATAACCACAGGATCGTACTGTCGACCGGCACGATCAACATTCGCAACAACTGGATCAATGTGCTGAAGAATGCGGCCGGTTTaccgccgacgacgaaggcaacgctcaacaacaacagcctcgGTTTGAGCAACCAGAACGATGACAACTTCAAAACGTTAGCGGATAGCAGCCCCCCGGGCGGTACACCGGTCGTCGTAACGTCGGCGACCTCACCGCTCGAGATCGAGCTGATCGCGGCCAGTGAGGCGATCGAGCAGaagcaatcgcagcagcagcagcaaaagaagaagagtaaGCTGCTACACCTCGAGAAGAACAACAAtcacggcggcggtggcaatgGTTTGCTGCATCACATGGAAGGAGTGGTACCGCTCGTTGGTGAGGATGTGGTCGATACGATGGTCGCACCACGGAAGGACGTGATCGTGCATCTGTCCTCGGCCCGTGGTGGACCACCGAAGCTGCTGACCACCGAGCAGACGGCGCAATCGGCgcaagcaccatcatcaccgcacaGTGCCACAGTAAAGGAcagtaacagtagtagtaatagttgTAGTGGTAATAACGGTAACAACACTAGTAATAGTCAGCCTCAACCAAAGTCGGTCGTGCAGTCGCCGGTCACACCGCTCACGCCCAAGTCGCTGCTGTTCTCCTCCGACTCGGAAGAGTACCGGACGGCATCGGAAGGTGGTCGACGGGATAGCGTCGGTGGGGACTGGGGTTCACCGGTGTCCCCTTTGCCACCGGCGATACCGCAATGCGCGGTCGCGCGTACCAAAGATAGAGTAAGAACGTCCTCGTCGAACGGCACCACGGCACCGAACCGGAATCTGCACAAGCGTAGCCGCTCCTCACCACCGACCTCCCGCCGTAGTACGCTCGAGAGTGGCCAACCGCTCGACTCGGTCTCGATCAACACGGTACAGGAGGAAGAGACGGGTCTGGAGAAGGAACTGCAGCTTCGACTGCAGGCGGCCGAGAAGGAGCTTTCGATGTTGCGCGAAGAGACGCACGAGCGTGAAGCGCGCATGTCGGAGCTACTGACGACACTCGAGCGGACGGAACAGGAGTTGACACGCAAGCGCGAACTCGAGGAAAACCGGGAGAAGCTTATGGTGCAGCTACAGGAGAGCCGTGCGGCCGGCCAGGACATTATCGAGCAGGTAACGCACGAGCTGAACAAGAGCCGCGAAACGACAAAGGATCTCGAGGATCGCCTGGCCCGCGGTATCGAGGAGAACGAATCGCTCTACCGGAAGCTACAGGAGTGCGGGATCACCAGTCCGGCCTCGAGCATCTGCAGTCTGGTGACGGCGAGCGCGACGGCACTGCGCACGCCCGGCGGTACCAAGATCAAGCGGATGGATTCGTTCAGCGATCTGACGTTCCTGTCCGAGATCGATCCGGCCACGCTCGACAAGGACATGCTGGCCGATGAGTACCGGGAGCTGCGGGCACGCTTCGAACGCGCGGTCAGCGAGTTGAAGGCGATGAAACGCGAGCTGAAGGATGCCCACGGGCTGTACGATGATCTGGAGATCGGATACGTGACGCTGCAGAAGGAGCTCGATCGGCAGGTCGAGGAGCACAGTGCACAGTCGCGCATGATGGCCGATCGGATACAGGACATGACGAACAAGTATACGGCGGCGGAGAAGCAGGTACGCCAGCTGAAGCAGAAGATGGTGCGCTCGGAGAAACGCCGATCGCTGTCACTGAAAGGCAAGGAGTCACTCTCGATCCagaaggagctggaggagaaggtgagCGAGCTGGAGAGCAAGATCGACGCGCTAGAGGCGGCCGGCGTACCGATCGCAGCGAAGTCGATCGGTGTAGAGCTGGCCACACCGGAAGTTTTATCGCCTGTCAGTCAACCTACTACCAGCTGTAGCAAGCCAACAcgatcatcttcctcctcttccttaaCTCGACTGCGCCGTAAGAGCCTGGACAGTGCCTCGCTATCGTCGCAACCGATGCAGGTACTGCTTCGTCTTAACAATCTGGAGAAACGTGTCGATGGCGTTCAACCGATCGATGGGTCGGCGAAACGTGATGCCAGTGACATTGAAACGGCCAGTATAGCCAGCACCAGTTCGACTACAACCGCCGCTCCATGTTCTACCCCGATCCAAAAGGTACCGGAACATCTAATGGATCGACTAAAGAGCCTCGAAGGAGTGGTCGTCTCTGTCCGCGAACTGGTCGATCAGAGTGTCCAACAGTTCCACAACCTCCGCTCGACGCGCTCCCGCCGCTCCGTCTCACCGATCGCCGACAAAAAGGACTCGTTCCGGTTCATCGAACGGTGCCTAACGGAGGTGGCGAAACTTTTGCGAGAAAGCTGCGACAACTGCATCGTACAGGAAGGATTCTTGACGACCGGtggaccaacgaccaacgcgGCCAACAGTGTGCTCGTACTGCCCGATTCGAATCCGATTAAGCTGGCCCTGAGTCAGCTGGAGACGCAGCTTAAGGGCAAACTGTCGGATCTGCTCAAGCAACGGCGAATGTTGCGCGAAACGAATGGACTGACGCAGCGCAAGGACATGGAGCTGCTAGCCGAACGGATCGCTTTCGAGAGCGTGTGCTTCGGGCGGTTACGCCATGCCCTGGAACGGGCCGAGAACTTGCAGGAGTTCGAGGAACGACAAACCAAGGTCGAGGTCTGCGAAACGATACAGCTGATGTCACTGCTGAAGGCGAAACTGGCGGGCAAGTGTGCCGTGCGGCCGAGCAACAGTGTGGACGTGCTGGCAAGTGTACTAGCCCGGAAGTTGATGCTTTCGGCCGGTCGCACTAGCACGATCCGTACACTTTCCTTCCCACCGATCGGTGCGGCGCTGCTCGATGATCTACTACGTCAGCAGAACGAGGTCCACCTGATCGCGAAGCGTTAcaagacgacggcgatggaGAACCTAGCGTATGGGCTAGCCGCGGAAACGCTGAGCTACATCTCGTCCTCACACGAAACGGTTCAAGGAGCGGTCCAGGAAGCCTGGCGCCAGGCACAGGAAGCCGTCAATGCTGAGCTGGTGCAATCGGAGATCGCCCACATCATGATGCGGAATGCCCAGCGGTACGAGAACTCGTTGGCACCTGCCTTCGGCTATGCACTGTCCACGCAGGAGCGTATCACCTTCGAGACGTTCGCCGATGCCGTCCATGAAGCGCTGCGCCGTGAAATGGATGCCGCCGTCGCACAACTGACCGAATGTTACGAGGAAACGCTAGCAAAGATGAAGCGTGGCCAGTGGAGGCTACATCTCGAGCAGGAACGCAAACCAAGCGAAGGCCGGCAACTGTTGGGTGAGTTCGCGGACATTATCGCGCACAAGGCACTGATCGATGCCCGAGTACAGGTGCTCAAGGGTGACTACGTACCGAGCCGCCAGAAACAACAGAAGTGCGGTGGCCCACAGGAGGAACGCGTGTTCAGTGTGGCCGCGCTGAAGCAGTACGAGAATCTGTACACCGACCTGACGACCGACCTTGAGGTGACGAATGCGGACGACATTCTGGCCGAAGCAGATTTCAACTTCATGTACAAGTACTTTACCAGTGAACATTCGCTAAGCAAGGCGGAAGTGAAGGAGGTATCGGCGATACTGAACGATCTGGAGCGTTCCGTAGTGGCTCTGCAGAGCAGTCTGCGACCGGAGAACAACAAGGGAACgaacgccgccaccgacgttGCGACCGTGCTCGATGTGGACAGTCTGCGAAGCATTCATGCTCGGTGCGTCGAGATACAGCAACGGATCGATTCGCTCATCAGTGCAGCCAAGCAGCTGCAGGCACGCAGCGAACAGTGTGCCATGCTGCAGGAACGATTGCAGCAGGCCACGCAAGAGCACGAGCGTGAGTTGACGGCGGTAAGGCAGGAGtacgagcagcagcttgatcAACTGCAGCGAAGGATCGACGAACAGCAGAACCGTATCCGGACGATCGACAGTGAGCGAGCGGAGCTGCTGGAGCGGCTAAACAATGAGCGCAATCTGttgaagcagaaggagaaggaactgCACGAGGTGTCGGTACGATTGACGCGCGTTGAGGCGGCCAGCAACGAGAAGGACAAGGAGATTGAGGATCTACTCGAAAGTTACGATGCGGAGCGCAAGCGGGCTCGGACGCTCAAGGATCGGTGCGAGGAGCTGACGGACAGTTGTCGCAAAACGGCAGAGGAGTACGCGGAACTGGAGAAGGAACGGGACTACCTGTTTGAAGAGGTGCGCAAAGAGCAGGAGCACGTACGGAAGCTGGAGAAGCACCTGGAGCTGCTTGAAACGGAACACGCGCAGCAGATTGACAATCTGCATGCCGCCTACCGGGAACAGCAGATGGCTAACGAGCTGGACTCGCAGAAGGACAAGGATGACGAGGATAGCTTGCGATCGCGCTACCAGGCCGAGATACAGCAACTTCGG GCACTCTGTGAGAAGGGATTGGCCGCAATGGAAGCCTCACACAAGCGTATCATCCACGAGCTCGAGGAGAAGCATCAGCAGGAGATTGCGAAACTCATTCTGGAGAAGGAACAAGCGCTGGCCGAAGAAACACAG GCCACATTGGCAGCACTCGACGCCATGAAGAAAGCTCACCAGAATGAGGTACAGCGAGAGGTGACGCGCTTCAAGCAGGAGTTCCTGAAACAGTTCCAAAAGGGTGGCCAACCACCGCAAACGTTCCGCGAAAAGGA acaaGAGCTAGAGGAGGTACGGCTAGAGATACTGTCCCTGTCGGAGAAGTACTCGATGAAGTGCGTAGAAACGGCTTCGCTGGAGGAGAAGCTGCGCATCGCGACGCAGCAGCTCAAGTGCTCCCAGCAGCACATCCAACAGCTCGATGTTAG GAACAAGCAATTACGAGCTCACTTCATCTCTAACCCGCCAGAGGAAGCGtcctcggcagcagcaccaccacagacaagcagcagcagcagcagcagtgtcgtAACGCCAAAGGATACCAATCTGTTCAGCGGCAGCGTG cagcagcacgaaagcGAGCTACTAAACGTAAGCCGAAGTTCCGCTAGCAAGCgaacagcatcgagcagcagcagcagcagcagcagcagcagtagtaatgGCGGACACTCTTCCCTGCCGATAGCTACCAGCGCGAACACCGCCGAAAGCGCGCTCGATCTGCTCGATCGAGTGTCGGAGTGTCAGCACCTTCTACTGAACAATAAGAAAGAAGCACACCCGCGATTAAAGTTCACCGAAG GAGCCAAACTAGGCGTAGCACCGATCTTCTCTACCTCTACCAAGACGACCGGCTCGGCCTCGACCGGGACGACAATGATCGAGTCGGTCAATCTGGCCAGCAGTACCAACAACAATCGAGCCAAAGTACTCAACTCCAAGCAGCTCAACATGAACCTTATCAGTGGAGGAGGACCAGGAAGCGGTgcgctgcaacagcaacaatcggcAGCGCCGACCGTGGTGGTCTCACCCACAATCCTCTCACTACCCCTCATCACCTCCGCCACCCTCAAGAATAGCAATCTTCTGCGGAACACGACGAATGGCACGGGTGGCGCCGGCCCTGGCGCCGCTAACaatcacagcagcaacaacaacaacaacaacaacaacaacaatagccaCATgcataacaacaataacattagtagtagcaacaacaataataataataatgataacgaTACCATGCACGCGCTTAAGCCATCGACTAAACATTgttcgccccctcccctagATGAGAGGGACGTTGAACAACAAATTCATCGGTTCGAGTTGGAAATCTAA